One window of Catharus ustulatus isolate bCatUst1 chromosome 3, bCatUst1.pri.v2, whole genome shotgun sequence genomic DNA carries:
- the SLC22A7 gene encoding solute carrier family 22 member 7, whose translation MKFEDLLLEIGGFGRFQILILALLCLPRINLPMHFLLHNFLAATPSHHCAIPHQEEFVNLTMEEVLLVSIPRKPDGTFSSCEMFSQPQFHLLLNSSLQPENKSIIQHCQHGWVYDHSQFTSTISTQWDLVCEQRGLNQATATFFFIGVTMGAMVFGYLSDRFGRKTMLQLSLVCSVVFGMLSAASVSYTMLAITRTLTGVALSGLSLIVLPLGLEWVDIQHRTFTGILSSIFWSIGNMVLALVAYLVREWHWLLVAVTGPCVLSIICVWWVPESARWLIAKGKVKQAHRHLLRCARINGRKDFAVSPEALTRMSADKNMGGNYSYISLFRTPVLRRISLCSGVVWFGVAFSYYGMSLNLTGFGLSIYLSQFVFGIIEIPAKMVMYVLVNRVGRRPSQAWTLILTGVCIGANIIIPKPFTSLRSVVAVMGKGFSEAAFTTVFLYTSELYPTIVRQNGMGYTSFLARLGGALAPLVFLLDEVWRSLPEVTYCGVAVCSGAMAFLLPETLNMRLPEGIEDIEKPQVKVPPEISAPQHVPLQALLK comes from the exons atgaaatttGAAGATCTCTTGCTGGAAATTGGGGGCTTTGGCAGATTCCAGATTTTGattctggctctgctctgcctcccaaGAATCAACCTTCCCAtgcatttcctgctgcacaATTTTCTTGCTGCTACCCCCTCTCATCACTGTGCAATTCCACACCAAGAGGAATTTGTGAATCTCACCATGGAGGAAGTTCTGCTTGTCAGCATCCCTCGGAAACCTGATGGCACGTTCAGCTCCTGTGAGATGTTCTCACAACCTCAGTTTCACCTGCTGCTTAACTCCTCTCTGCAACCAGAAAACAAATCCAtcatccagcactgccagcacggATGGGTCTATGACCACTCACAGTTCACCTCCACCATCTCCACCCAG TGGGATCTCGTGTGTGAGCAGCGTGGGCTGAACCAGGCAACAGCAACCTTCTTCTTCATCGGCGTCACGATGGGGGCCATGGTGTTCGGGTACCTCTCCGACAG GTTCGGACGGAAGACCATGCTCCAGCTGTCCCTGGTGTGCTCTGTGGTTTTTGGGATGCTGAGTGCTGCCTCCGTGTCCTACACGATGCTGGCCATCACACGGACCCTCACTGGGGTGGCCCTGAGTGGCCTGTCCCTGATTGTCCTGCCTTTGG GGCTGGAGTGGGTGGACATCCAGCACCGCACCTTCACCGGGATCCTGAGCAGCATCTTCTGGAGCATTGGGAACATGGTGCTGGCCCTGGTGGCGTACCTGGTGCGGGAATGGCACtggctgctggtggctgtgaCGGGACCTTGTGTCCTGAGCATCATCTGCGTGTG GTGGGTCCCGGAGTCTGCCCGGTGGCTCATAGCCAAGGGCAAAGTGAAGCAAGCCCACAGGCACCTGCTCAGATGTGCAAGAATAAATGGAAGGAAAGACTTTGCTGTCTCACCAGAG GCCCTCACAAGGATGTCAGCAGACAAAAACATGGGAGGGAATTACTCCTACATCAGCTTGTTCAGGACCCCAGTCCTGAGGAGGATCTCTCTGTGTTCTGGCGTGGTGTG GTTTGGTGTTGCCTTCTCTTACTATGGCATGAGCCTGAACCTGACCGGCTTTGGGCTCAGCATCTACCTCTCCCAGTTTGTCTTTGGCATCATTGAGATCCCAGCCAAGATGGTCATGTACGTGCTGGTGAACCGAGTTGGGCGGCGGCCGAGCCAGGCATGGACACTCATCCTGACCGGAGTCTGCATAGGAGCCAACATCATCATCCCCAAGC CCTTCACCTCCCTGCGTTCAGTAGTGGCCGTTATGGGCAAGGGTTTCTCAGAAGCTGCTTTCACCACTGTCTTCTTGTACACCTCGGAGCTCTACCCCACCATTGTGAG GCAGAATGGGATGGGGTACACCTCGTTCCTGGCCCGCCTTGGAGGGGCCCTGGCCCCGCTGGTGTTCCTGCTGGACGAGGTGTGGCGGTCCCTGCCCGAGGTGACATACTGCGGGGTCGCCGTGTGCAGCGGGGCCATGgccttcctgctgccagagaCGCTCAACATGCGCCTTCCCGAAGGCATCGAGGACATCGAGAAGCCACA agtaAAAGTGCCACCAGAAATCAGCGCTCCCCAGCATGTACCACTGCAGGCTCTCCTGAAGTGA